Proteins encoded in a region of the Coregonus clupeaformis isolate EN_2021a unplaced genomic scaffold, ASM2061545v1 scaf0230, whole genome shotgun sequence genome:
- the LOC123484209 gene encoding uncharacterized protein LOC123484209 codes for MLLRNSSQKEAVRDREKHQVSQGYSELVLSSPNGSLKLNSWFAVKNRHSSSINPEKIQLLPAGTTPSCCKMVMRNTGVDIEMELIGDDERTVWRDMVPTDEYIPETHSTSAVLGAGRPAESSLTGSAEQQLRSVRTEFVRRVSGPVLEGLLDGLLQHTVINQEEMESVKVIAERAEKARDIIDMVLRKGTESCSRMINLLGELDPCLWTQLQNNSVGVPT; via the exons GCTGTTCGGGACCGGGAGAAACATCAGGTGTCCCAAGGATATTCAGAATTGGTCCTGTCAAGTCCAAACGGGTCCTTAAAGCTGAACAGTTGGTTTGCAGTCAAGAATCgccattcctcctccatcaatccAGAG AAGATTCAGCTGTTACCTGCAGGCACCACACCAAGCTGTTGTAAGATGGTTATGAGAAACACAGGGGTTGACATTGAGATGGAGTTAATCGGGGATGATGAGAGGACAGTATGGAGAGATATGGTACCAACAG ATGAATACATCCCTGAAACCCATTCAACTA GTGCTGTGTTGGGGGCAGGGCGTCCGGCTGAGAGCAGTCTGACTGGTTCTGCAGAGCAGCAGCTGCGTTCTGTACGGACAGAGTTTGTGAGACGAGTGTCAGGACCTGTCCTGGAAGGTCTGCTGGACGGACTCCTGCAGCACACAGTCATCAACCAGGAGGAAATGGAGTCAGTAAAGGTGATCGCTGAGAGGGCAGAGAAGGCACGTGACATCATCGACATGGTGTTGAGAAAAGGAACTGAGTCATGTTCCAGGATGATCAACCTTCTTGGGGAGCTGGACCCCTGTCtttggacacagcttcagaacaaCAGTGTTGGGGTCCCAACCTAA